In Aquila chrysaetos chrysaetos chromosome 10, bAquChr1.4, whole genome shotgun sequence, the following proteins share a genomic window:
- the LOC115347636 gene encoding fibrinogen-like protein 1-like protein, with translation MASQRLCLLLFTCLLALATSLLALEIQNLHLLNGTTDEIINVPPESSQLGNEGKHVRQVRDIAPHPPAGHGWPKDCSEIPAGSRSGVYIIQPKGLHHLVVYCEMNVTNGGWTVIQRNQKDTPVTWAESWSTYKYGFGNVRSEYWLGTEYIHQIAMQKVYQVRFIIQDSTDNINFADYNLFSVEDESHGYRLRLGSYTGTAGDAMTSDNPNTMHDNMKFSTKDRDQDTYSKNCAYSYEGGWWYSACYSVRLNFKGSMTWGSLCKGNCKSSLILIKPAPYC, from the exons ATGG CTAGCCAGCGCCTTTGTCTCCTGCTTTTCACTTGCCTGCTGGCCCTGGCAACATCTCTTCTTGCGTTGGAGATACAAAACTTGCATCTCCTCAATGGCACAACAGATGAAATTATTAATGTTCCCCCAGAGTCCTCCCAGCTAG GTAATGAAGGCAAACATGTTCGACAGGTCAGAGACATTGCCCCCCACCCACCGGCAGGCCATG GTTGGCCCAAGGACTGCAGCGAGATCCCTGCTGGCAGCCGCAGCGGTGTCTACATCATCCAGCCAAAAGGGCTCCACCACCTCGTGGTGTACTGTGAAATGAATGTGACAAACGGGGGCTGGACGGTCATCCAGAGGAACCAGAAAGACACACCAGTCACCTGGGCTGAGTCCTGGAGCACCTACAAGTATGGCTTTGGGAACGTGCGCAGTGAGTACTGGCTGGGCACTGAGTACATCCATCAGATCGCCATGCAGAAGGTCTATCAGGTCAGGTTTATCATCCAGGACTCCACAGACAACATCAATTTCGCAGACTACAACCTCTTCAGTGTGGAAGATGAGTCCCACGGCTACCGGCTGAGGCTGGGCTCCTACACAGGGACGGCAGGAGATGCCATGACCTCAGACAATCCCAATACCATGCATGACAACATGAAGTTCTCCACAAAGGATCGGGATCAGGACACTTACAGTAAGAACTGTGCCTACAGCTATGAGGGCGGATGGTGGTACTCAGCTTGTTATTCTGTACGGCTGAATTTCAAGGGTAGCATGACATGGGGCAGCCTTTGCAAAGGGAACTGCAAATCCTCCCTTATCCTCATCAAACCAGCTCCATATTGTTAg
- the VPS37D gene encoding vacuolar protein sorting-associated protein 37D produces MSRPPAPPGSPRRFGALSTAQLRALLQDEPRLQRAARLSRKFQSLQLEREMCLASNCTLARVNLSLRPRLEDGKASLAIKYQELWEIREACWDKQQRLEAYLEKWSPRSALSQLQAKLDASEAESEAQIKQFLDQDLPLDSFLESFCQSRTRSHICRTQLEKLQELLQKDQVGRDPVGPMGCPGALASPAPTRLAPLRNGVALKAFNLSYGFVPAFLIPSEAVVPFAMPAAPRRHHLPALGHQPASPCSKIPSPGSPLHLVGHIPLLSPQPFRRQQRLRHQKLEPPHR; encoded by the exons ATGTCCCGGCCCCCGGCGCCGCCCGGCTCCCCGCGCCGCTTCGGGGCGCTCAGCACCGCGCAGCTCCGCGCCCTGCTGCAGGACGAGCCCCGGCTGCAGCGCGCCGCCCGCCTCAGCAGGAAG TTTCAGAGTCTGCAGCTGGAGCGGGAGATGTGTTTGGCTTCAAACTGCACCCTGGCCAGGGTGAACCTGTCCCTGCGCCCGCGGCTGGAGGACGGGAAGGCTTCCCTAGCCATCAAGTACCAGGAGCTGTGGGAGATACGAGAGGCATGTTGGGACAAGCAGCAGCGTCTAG AGGCTTACCTGGAGAAGTGGAGCCCGCGGAGTGCCCTGAGCCAGCTCCAAGCCAAGCTCGATGCCTCTGAGGCAGAGTCGGAG GCACAGATAAAGCAGTTCCTGGACCAGGACCTGCCCCTTGATTCCTTTCTGGAGTCCTTCTGCCAGAGCCGCACACGCTCCCACATCTGCCGGACACAGCTGGAGaaactgcaggagctgctgcagaaagaccAGGTGGGCAGGGACCCTGTGGGCCCCATGGGGTGCCCAGGTGCCCTGGCTAGCCCAGCACCAACCCGCCTTGCCCCGCTTCGGAATGGAGTAGCCCTCAAAGCCTTCAATCTCTCCTACGGTTTTGTGCCTGCCTTTCTCATCCCCTCGGAGGCTGTTGTGCCCTTTGCCATGCCGGCTGCACCTCGCAGACACCAtctcccagccctgggacaccagccagcatctccctgctccAAAATCCCCAGCCCGGGCTCACCCCTGCACCTTGTCGGACACATCCCCCTGCTCAGCCCCCAGCCCTTCCGCAGGCAGCAGCGGTTGCGACACCAGAAGCTGGAGCCTCCACACCGGTAg